In Nicotiana tabacum cultivar K326 chromosome 21, ASM71507v2, whole genome shotgun sequence, one DNA window encodes the following:
- the LOC107831055 gene encoding uncharacterized protein LOC107831055 isoform X1, which yields MVKKSWVCTLVTQVSLCLSLYLVLNLCQNQKPILRNGNENIPMDIYFISVTGGVRPFEEQTLLLKQVQKVAKKFNARFVINVSELGEDDPLVQNATRHFPSTKIPWYSTRGLKGRGVKHYLEQFKFAHGSLDIIVVDTGLYEDASNGAGDRQSEWLIDTLKNSESKWCIAVGLHPLVACEDDATQTELKHELQSLHGVFLKYGVDAYISGQACDENVEKRLIAKSKTGTVRYRGPLLTKVNQNLPYSMQNVNGFLLHKVSALEIVSYLVTLEGDVAQKIFLHQRGKEIM from the exons ATGGTGAAGAAATCATGGGTTTGTACACTTGTCACTCAAGTTTCTCTATGTTTATCTCTTTACCTTGTTCTCAACTTGTGTCAAAATCAGAAGCCAATTTTAAGGAATGGAAATGAGAATATTCCTATGGATATATATTTCATCAGTGTTACAGGAGGTGTTAGGCCTTTTGAAGAACAGACCCTTCTTCTCAAGCAG GTGCAGAAGGTAGCAAAGAAGTTCAATGCAAGATTTGTTATCAACGTAAGCGAACTTGGGGAAGATGACCCACTCGTGCAAAAT GCTACTCGGCATTTTCCTTCTACGAAGATTCCATG GTACTCTACGCGAGGTCTCAAAGGACGAGGGGTGAAACACTACCTTGAGCAATTCAAGTTTGCTCATGGAAGCTTAGATATTATAGTTGTGGATACAGGATTATATGAG GATGCTTCAAATGGCGCTGGAGATAGGCAATCAGAATGGCTGATCGACACACTTAAAAATAGTGAAAGCAAATG GTGCATTGCTGTCGGACTTCATCCATTGGTAGCCTGTGAAGACGATGCTACTCAAACAGAGCTAAAACACGAATTACAGTCTTTACATGGCGTATTTCTGAAGTACGGCGTA GATGCATATATAAGTGGACAGGCTTGTGATGAAAATGTTGAGAAAAGACTTATTgcaaaatccaaaactggaactGTCAGATATAGAGGACCTTTGCTTACTAAAGTGAATCAGAACTTGCCCTACTCTAT GCAAAATGTAAATGGATTCCTCCTTCACAAAGTCAGTGCTCTAGAGATT GTATCCTACTTAGTCACATTGGAAGGTGATGTTGCGCAGAAAATTTTTCTCCATCAAAGAGGCAAAGAGATTATGTAG
- the LOC107831055 gene encoding uncharacterized protein LOC107831055 isoform X2 produces MVKKSWVCTLVTQVSLCLSLYLVLNLCQNQKPILRNGNENIPMDIYFISVTGGVRPFEEQTLLLKQKVAKKFNARFVINVSELGEDDPLVQNATRHFPSTKIPWYSTRGLKGRGVKHYLEQFKFAHGSLDIIVVDTGLYEDASNGAGDRQSEWLIDTLKNSESKWCIAVGLHPLVACEDDATQTELKHELQSLHGVFLKYGVDAYISGQACDENVEKRLIAKSKTGTVRYRGPLLTKVNQNLPYSMQNVNGFLLHKVSALEIVSYLVTLEGDVAQKIFLHQRGKEIM; encoded by the exons ATGGTGAAGAAATCATGGGTTTGTACACTTGTCACTCAAGTTTCTCTATGTTTATCTCTTTACCTTGTTCTCAACTTGTGTCAAAATCAGAAGCCAATTTTAAGGAATGGAAATGAGAATATTCCTATGGATATATATTTCATCAGTGTTACAGGAGGTGTTAGGCCTTTTGAAGAACAGACCCTTCTTCTCAAGCAG AAGGTAGCAAAGAAGTTCAATGCAAGATTTGTTATCAACGTAAGCGAACTTGGGGAAGATGACCCACTCGTGCAAAAT GCTACTCGGCATTTTCCTTCTACGAAGATTCCATG GTACTCTACGCGAGGTCTCAAAGGACGAGGGGTGAAACACTACCTTGAGCAATTCAAGTTTGCTCATGGAAGCTTAGATATTATAGTTGTGGATACAGGATTATATGAG GATGCTTCAAATGGCGCTGGAGATAGGCAATCAGAATGGCTGATCGACACACTTAAAAATAGTGAAAGCAAATG GTGCATTGCTGTCGGACTTCATCCATTGGTAGCCTGTGAAGACGATGCTACTCAAACAGAGCTAAAACACGAATTACAGTCTTTACATGGCGTATTTCTGAAGTACGGCGTA GATGCATATATAAGTGGACAGGCTTGTGATGAAAATGTTGAGAAAAGACTTATTgcaaaatccaaaactggaactGTCAGATATAGAGGACCTTTGCTTACTAAAGTGAATCAGAACTTGCCCTACTCTAT GCAAAATGTAAATGGATTCCTCCTTCACAAAGTCAGTGCTCTAGAGATT GTATCCTACTTAGTCACATTGGAAGGTGATGTTGCGCAGAAAATTTTTCTCCATCAAAGAGGCAAAGAGATTATGTAG